TAAAATCATCGCATTAAATTTTGGCAATAATATATTTTAAGGTACCAATTTAATTTCAATAGGCTTTTTATGAGAAGAAGATATTTTGATATATTTTTATTTATCAGAAAATTATCATAGATAGATAATTTTCTGATTTAATTTTTATAACTTAAATACCAGATAATACCTTCAAAATATTATCGATATCTGCTAATAAATGGTTTGGATAGAGCCCTGTCAAGTTCACAAACGCCCAAATGGCTCCAATTTAATCCAAATTGAGCCATTTTTTTGTTTTTGATTCCAGAATAATCCAGATTAATATTTGTTTAAAGCTGTAAAAAACTTATTCTAAAATTCTTGATATGGTAATTCATTAAAAAATATAGCTCATTATTTGTCCATTCAAGGTTTACTATATTTGTCGAAAATTAACTTTTATGAGTAATCAGAAATTGTTGGAAGAGGAAATAAAAAATGTTAATATCGAAACCAAAAAAGATGATGAGAAAGAAGGAAAGCTTCTTTTAAAAGTACTCCAAATTGTCATAGGTATTATTATGGCTGCTTTTCATATATGATTTTTCTACAGAAGATTTCGGTCTGGTATTATTTAGGATTATTGGTTTGGCTCATCATTGTCTTCTTAAGAAGGTGTGGAATATACATTCCCGTAATTAACGACCATTTCACCGACCTATACACTGTTCCAATGTATTGTTATACGATATATTTCCTAATGAATAATGTTTTTGGATATCAATGGAAACCGAATATCAAATTCGTTTTGACATCCACCATATATACGGAAGTCATTTAAACTTTTTTGTGTTATAAAACTTTCTTAGTGCAATGACCATAAATGCTAGATAATTAAAAGATTTCCAACTAGATACAGTAGTATCAAACCTATTGAGCAATGATCTAAAGCTGTCTAACCAAGCATTTGTTCTTTCTATAGTATATCTTTGATGGTATAAAAGCTCATCAAAATAAATCTCGTCTGTATCTGAGCCATTACGCTTATTGAAAGCAATATTTGCTATGATATCTTTATTTTCACAATGCTTTCTGAAGTTTTGAGCATCAAACCCTGCATCAGCATTCATAAATAATCCCTTTACAGCAATATCTGCCTTTTCTAATGTTTGAGTGATCTGATCAAAATAGATTTCAATATGATACAGATCATTATGATTTCCTGCAATAGGGTCTGACATTGCTAAAGGAAGTCCCTGTCTATCTGTAAAATAAAGCGAAGTAGTGGTCTTTCTCTTTTTACGCCCTTGATAAGCGACCTCTTCTCCTCCCCGTAATGCTGATGTATGACTCCCGTCTAAATCTGCACTGGATAAATCTAATTTCGATTTATTTTTTGATAATAGCTTTATCCAGCAATCTTGCCAAATATTTTTTACACACCATTTACGAAAATGATAGAAAACACTTTGATAGGTCAAAACATTCTCTGCAAAAAGACTTTTTACAGGTAAATAAGCCCATTGAACCCCTGTTTTCAGTTTGTATAATATGCAATTTACTATTTCAGCAAGAGGGGCTTTGGGAAAAAATCCTCGTTTTGGCTTAGGAAGATTAGGTACTATTTCATTTTCTATTATATCTTTGTCTAGTACTTGGTACATCATCGGCTTGATTTGTTTTTTATGTTTCGCAACACAAAAATAAACAAGCCGTTTTTTATATTAAAAGTTTAAATGACTTCACGAATTAAATATTCTTCTTAAAATCTTTATGAAAAGAGAGAAACCAATCGAAGTAAAATGAAGTCATACGATTCCAATTTCGAACGTTTCAAATATTTAAAATCATATTGCAAAAAAAACACAACTATAGAAAACTAAACTCTAAATTAGGAATTGTTAAATCCTTTCTAATTTGGCTCAAACGAATTAAATCATCGACAAAAGAGTTTGAATAGACGCTCGTCAAGTTCACAAACAGCCAAATGGTGCCAACTGAAGACAGCTGGCGCTATTTTTTTATTTATAATATCAGTTTAAACCAGAAAATTTCTTAAGATCTTAATGTTATTAAATGTATCAAAAGTTAAAATAGACTTATTAGAATTTGTAAGGATGATTATGATTACATTAATTTAATTGTTGAGTAACATAAATTCTAATAAAAACTATTGGAAACCTTAAAACAAGAACAAAAAACACTTACATTTGGTAATACAGAAAACAGAGATTATTCCATTAAAGAATAGCTGACAGTTTTTAGTAACCGT
The sequence above is a segment of the Chryseobacterium sp. MYb264 genome. Coding sequences within it:
- a CDS encoding IS5 family transposase — encoded protein: MYQVLDKDIIENEIVPNLPKPKRGFFPKAPLAEIVNCILYKLKTGVQWAYLPVKSLFAENVLTYQSVFYHFRKWCVKNIWQDCWIKLLSKNKSKLDLSSADLDGSHTSALRGGEEVAYQGRKKRKTTTSLYFTDRQGLPLAMSDPIAGNHNDLYHIEIYFDQITQTLEKADIAVKGLFMNADAGFDAQNFRKHCENKDIIANIAFNKRNGSDTDEIYFDELLYHQRYTIERTNAWLDSFRSLLNRFDTTVSSWKSFNYLAFMVIALRKFYNTKKFK